Proteins from a genomic interval of Mesotoga infera:
- a CDS encoding ferrous iron transport protein A gives MSSKGSERFFLNNVRWGRCRIVDLSGCETQKSKLRSIGLIESAVVEVMRGSAEGMLILLIGESRMGLSNSLASRIVVEPIDERIRFVDGGEENNAVKGRFGRRKRYRYRTGW, from the coding sequence CTTTCTCAACAATGTTCGATGGGGCCGCTGCAGAATAGTAGATCTTTCAGGATGCGAAACGCAGAAATCCAAACTGCGAAGCATTGGCCTTATTGAAAGCGCCGTTGTTGAAGTTATGAGGGGCTCAGCGGAGGGGATGTTGATTCTTCTAATTGGGGAATCTCGGATGGGTCTGAGCAACTCTCTTGCAAGCAGGATAGTAGTGGAACCTATAGACGAAAGAATCCGCTTTGTAGATGGAGGGGAGGAGAACAATGCCGTTAAAGGGCGCTTCGGTAGAAGAAAACGTTATAGATATCGCACTGGCTGGTAA